A genomic stretch from Bdellovibrionales bacterium CG10_big_fil_rev_8_21_14_0_10_45_34 includes:
- a CDS encoding mRNA-degrading endonuclease, whose amino-acid sequence MVVGYVPSRGDIVWLNFTPQAGHEQMGTRPALILSPEKYNKKTGLAICCPITSNIKGYPFEVRVTGKKINGAVLADHLKNLDWKIRKAKFIEKASKEVVDECLKKISVLIDQA is encoded by the coding sequence CTGGTAGTGGGATATGTACCAAGTAGGGGCGACATAGTTTGGCTAAATTTTACGCCGCAGGCTGGGCATGAGCAAATGGGCACGCGACCAGCTTTGATTCTCTCCCCAGAAAAATATAATAAGAAAACAGGTTTAGCGATTTGCTGCCCCATTACTTCCAATATAAAGGGTTATCCCTTTGAGGTAAGGGTGACTGGAAAAAAGATAAATGGCGCTGTTCTGGCGGATCATCTAAAAAACCTTGATTGGAAAATCAGGAAAGCGAAATTCATCGAAAAGGCTTCAAAAGAGGTTGTCGATGAGTGCTTGAAGAAGATTTCCGTGTTGATTGATCAAGCCTAG
- a CDS encoding AbrB/MazE/SpoVT family DNA-binding domain-containing protein, translating into MSVKIKKWGNSLGVRIPKAVIEKVNLSENSEVEIESKNGTIIIFPAKKEYSLDTLLDQITKTNLHSEEDFKSEGNEVW; encoded by the coding sequence ATGTCTGTAAAGATAAAAAAGTGGGGGAATTCATTAGGAGTTCGTATCCCTAAAGCCGTCATCGAAAAAGTAAACTTGAGTGAAAATTCGGAAGTTGAAATTGAATCTAAGAACGGCACAATTATCATCTTTCCAGCAAAGAAAGAGTATTCTCTCGATACCCTCCTGGATCAAATTACAAAAACCAATTTGCATTCCGAAGAAGATTTTAAAAGTGAAGGCAATGAGGTCTGGTAG
- the gap gene encoding type I glyceraldehyde-3-phosphate dehydrogenase — MAKPRVGISGFGRIGRILFRVAHEELDIVGINDLSDAQTMAHLLKYDSTHGQFKGEVTFDESSLTVNGKRIPVSKCKNPAEIPWKNWEVDLVLECSGAFKNKEDFTKHIDAGAKRVLVSAPAEGADLTIVYGVNHTEYNPAKHTVISNASCTTNCLAPLAKVLHEKFEIERGFMTTVHSYTNDQRILDAGHKDLRRARSAAVSMIPTTTGAAKAVGMVLPALKGKIDGTSIRVPTPNVSVVDFVANTKKSVAAAAINSALTEAANGELKGVLAVEKAPLVSCDYIGNPYSSIVDLPSTMVCGENMFKVFSWYDNEMGFSYRMVDFAKYMAQKGL; from the coding sequence ATGGCAAAGCCAAGAGTCGGTATTAGTGGGTTCGGACGCATCGGTAGAATACTCTTTCGAGTTGCGCACGAGGAGCTCGACATTGTAGGTATTAACGATCTTTCTGATGCTCAAACCATGGCGCACCTCCTTAAATACGACAGCACCCACGGCCAGTTCAAGGGCGAAGTAACATTTGATGAATCCAGCCTTACTGTAAACGGCAAGAGAATTCCGGTGAGTAAGTGTAAGAATCCCGCTGAAATTCCTTGGAAGAATTGGGAGGTAGACCTAGTTCTTGAGTGCTCTGGTGCCTTCAAAAACAAAGAAGACTTCACCAAGCACATCGATGCCGGAGCAAAGAGAGTTCTTGTGTCTGCACCGGCTGAGGGGGCGGACTTAACCATCGTTTACGGAGTTAATCACACTGAATACAATCCGGCCAAACACACAGTCATCAGCAACGCCAGTTGCACGACAAACTGCTTGGCGCCACTAGCAAAAGTTCTTCACGAGAAGTTTGAGATCGAACGCGGTTTCATGACCACCGTTCATAGCTACACAAACGATCAACGCATCTTAGACGCCGGCCACAAAGACCTCAGAAGGGCCCGATCTGCAGCCGTATCAATGATCCCAACAACCACCGGAGCAGCGAAGGCCGTCGGAATGGTTTTGCCTGCGCTAAAAGGTAAGATTGACGGCACCAGTATTCGAGTGCCAACTCCAAATGTAAGTGTGGTCGACTTTGTGGCGAATACAAAAAAGTCTGTCGCCGCCGCGGCCATTAACTCTGCACTTACAGAAGCCGCTAACGGAGAACTCAAGGGCGTTCTTGCGGTTGAAAAGGCGCCACTTGTGAGCTGCGACTATATTGGCAACCCTTATAGCTCGATTGTTGATTTGCCATCCACTATGGTTTGCGGCGAAAACATGTTTAAAGTTTTCTCATGGTACGACAATGAAATGGGTTTTTCATACCGCATGGTCGACTTTGCTAAATACATGGCACAAAAGGGATTGTAA
- the pgk gene encoding phosphoglycerate kinase yields MRSIEELELRGQRLFLRLDLNVPFNSAGEISDETRIHAALPTIQYALEKGARIVLASHLGRPKKPEDRSKFSLEPVAKALSQKLNVEVQLIEEPDSDAPRALLHNMRPATMLLLENLRFAEGEEKNSSSLAEVWASYSDLYVNDAFGSSHRAHASISALPGLMKERGVGFLMKKEIEMLDQVLFCKDHPYVAVLGGAKVSDKIDLIENLIDKVDTFLIGGGMAYTFLAAQDKSIGKSMIEKDKVRFAKDLMARIDARGKKILIPVDHVCSKQFAGAPVAEPGSSIGDDLMGLDIGPATVNLFSQEIRNAKVVFWNGPMGVFEKPPYEKGTFAIAKAMSQSSGITVVGGGDSAAAINASGLSEQVTHISTGGGASLEYLQGITLPGLKALK; encoded by the coding sequence ATACGAAGCATCGAAGAGTTAGAACTTAGAGGCCAAAGGCTTTTTTTGCGCCTGGATTTGAATGTTCCATTTAACTCCGCGGGAGAAATCTCTGACGAAACTCGCATCCATGCTGCGCTTCCGACGATCCAGTATGCTTTAGAGAAGGGTGCAAGAATTGTTTTGGCTTCCCATCTTGGAAGACCCAAGAAACCCGAGGATCGAAGCAAATTTAGCTTAGAGCCAGTTGCTAAGGCACTCAGCCAAAAACTGAATGTAGAAGTGCAGCTCATTGAAGAGCCAGACTCTGATGCCCCGAGGGCTCTTTTGCATAACATGCGCCCTGCTACTATGTTGCTTCTTGAAAATTTGCGTTTTGCTGAAGGCGAAGAGAAGAATTCCTCGAGCTTAGCTGAAGTTTGGGCGAGTTATTCAGATTTATATGTAAACGATGCATTTGGCTCTAGCCACCGTGCCCACGCCAGCATATCAGCCCTGCCAGGACTCATGAAAGAACGGGGCGTCGGTTTTTTGATGAAAAAAGAAATTGAAATGCTCGATCAAGTTCTTTTTTGCAAAGACCATCCTTATGTGGCCGTCCTTGGTGGCGCAAAAGTGAGCGATAAGATCGATCTTATCGAAAACCTCATCGACAAGGTTGACACTTTTTTAATTGGTGGAGGCATGGCATACACATTTTTAGCGGCGCAAGACAAGTCGATCGGCAAATCCATGATAGAAAAAGACAAAGTGCGGTTTGCCAAAGATCTCATGGCCCGGATTGATGCTAGAGGTAAAAAGATTCTTATTCCGGTAGACCATGTTTGCTCAAAACAGTTTGCAGGCGCCCCGGTTGCAGAACCTGGAAGCAGCATAGGCGACGACTTGATGGGGCTTGATATTGGTCCCGCTACTGTGAATTTGTTTTCTCAAGAAATCAGAAATGCGAAAGTTGTTTTTTGGAATGGCCCAATGGGTGTTTTTGAAAAACCACCTTATGAAAAAGGAACTTTTGCAATCGCTAAAGCCATGAGTCAGTCTTCAGGCATCACAGTTGTCGGCGGAGGCGATTCGGCGGCCGCAATCAATGCATCTGGACTTTCAGAACAAGTGACACACATTTCTACCGGAGGCGGCGCAAGCCTTGAGTACCTTCAAGGCATTACACTGCCTGGTTTAAAAGCTTTGAAGTAA
- a CDS encoding triose-phosphate isomerase, giving the protein MKTKILAGNWKMNLKVEEVKAFFDVWNKSSLSNRTGNPNGKRSQDTGVIVFPQAHLLALCLEHGKNVRIGAQNCYSEDTGAFTGELSPESLMSLGLDVCLVGHSERRQYFGETDQFLNLKIKALHRNAMTAMYCVGESLEERESGRTFEVLKEQLHEGLNEISDFSRLIIAYEPVWAIGTGKQASAKQVDEVHSWIDKELTEMLAFRTAKGGMNGQPLQNAQTRSSSSVPILYGGSVKPETAPELASLKNISGFLVGGASLKPTDFEKIGLAIL; this is encoded by the coding sequence CTGAAAACAAAAATTTTAGCTGGCAATTGGAAGATGAACCTCAAAGTCGAAGAGGTGAAAGCCTTTTTTGATGTTTGGAATAAAAGCTCTCTCTCAAATCGTACGGGCAATCCGAATGGCAAACGTTCACAAGATACAGGAGTCATAGTTTTTCCGCAGGCTCATCTTCTGGCGCTCTGCCTTGAGCATGGCAAGAACGTGAGAATCGGCGCGCAAAACTGCTACAGCGAAGATACTGGCGCATTTACAGGCGAATTGTCGCCTGAAAGTCTTATGTCTCTAGGCTTAGATGTTTGCCTCGTCGGTCATAGTGAAAGACGACAGTACTTTGGCGAGACCGATCAGTTTTTGAATCTAAAAATTAAAGCCCTTCATAGAAACGCTATGACGGCCATGTATTGTGTTGGCGAGTCACTTGAAGAGAGAGAATCCGGGCGAACGTTTGAGGTCCTCAAAGAGCAGCTTCACGAGGGGCTTAACGAGATCTCAGATTTCTCTCGGTTGATAATCGCCTATGAGCCCGTTTGGGCCATAGGAACCGGTAAGCAAGCCAGCGCCAAACAAGTGGACGAGGTTCACTCATGGATCGACAAAGAGCTCACGGAGATGCTCGCTTTTCGAACCGCAAAAGGCGGCATGAACGGCCAGCCTTTGCAAAACGCACAGACGCGGAGCTCCTCGAGCGTTCCAATACTCTACGGCGGCAGTGTAAAACCCGAGACGGCCCCTGAGCTGGCAAGCCTTAAGAATATTAGTGGGTTCTTGGTGGGAGGAGCTTCGCTCAAGCCCACAGACTTTGAAAAGATAGGCCTAGCGATTTTATAG
- the secG gene encoding preprotein translocase subunit SecG gives MVGFVAVLHILVCVFLILLVLVQDSKGGALGGLGGSSGSSNSLLGATGTATLFEKMTKYVVVIFAVTTLILTRFSAESAKSVLDVGNLPLPTNSLPAQPEGAAPTEANNAAGGATDAAAPANAEPAGTAAPKAPVQPNSEAPAN, from the coding sequence ATGGTGGGTTTTGTAGCCGTATTGCACATACTTGTTTGTGTCTTTTTGATTTTGCTCGTGCTGGTGCAAGATTCCAAGGGCGGAGCACTTGGCGGGCTTGGCGGAAGCTCGGGTAGCTCCAATTCTTTACTTGGTGCAACAGGTACAGCTACGTTGTTCGAAAAGATGACAAAATACGTGGTTGTCATCTTTGCAGTGACAACACTTATACTCACTCGGTTCAGTGCCGAAAGCGCGAAGAGTGTTTTAGACGTTGGTAACTTACCTCTACCTACAAACTCATTACCTGCGCAGCCTGAAGGCGCGGCGCCAACCGAAGCTAACAACGCTGCCGGTGGTGCCACTGATGCTGCTGCGCCTGCGAATGCGGAACCTGCAGGCACGGCAGCGCCCAAGGCGCCGGTTCAACCAAATAGCGAGGCTCCCGCTAACTAA
- a CDS encoding radical SAM protein yields MNTRFDGDFLKSERGSNDGELVGVTGGAVSNSELPFFEEIWIAEESRETDVAKRFVSLYPNKVRYCAEKPFDLEPTGLTKKEFDASKRKLWIHPFKGQFFKRCPGAKPNLSCCNYFVLNLGLQCNMNCSYCYLQSYINSPMTEIYSNIDQAIDEMRQMSAEYPEYSYRVGTGEIVDSLSLDPLTLYSRKLIEFFRTIPHWQLEFKTKSDKVDQFLDVEHAGNVIVSWSVNPQYIVQKEEHLTASLTDRLLAAQKCRVKGFKLAFHIDPMIWFEEWQKAYAELVAEITGRFTPADIMWITVGALRFQPEQRHIMRERFGFTSLVSQAEMYLSRDGKMRYDSNLRNEMFQFVFSEFKKADSNYKVTLCMESRESWVKTLSGSPSRNPELQSLFKPIPKPNARI; encoded by the coding sequence TTGAATACCAGATTTGATGGTGATTTTTTGAAATCCGAGCGAGGCAGTAACGACGGGGAACTCGTCGGCGTTACAGGCGGTGCAGTGTCGAACTCCGAACTCCCTTTCTTTGAGGAAATTTGGATTGCAGAAGAGTCTCGCGAAACTGACGTTGCAAAAAGATTTGTCTCACTTTACCCAAACAAGGTTCGGTACTGCGCTGAAAAGCCCTTCGATTTAGAGCCCACAGGCCTTACAAAAAAAGAATTTGATGCCTCCAAAAGAAAACTTTGGATTCACCCATTTAAGGGCCAGTTTTTTAAGCGCTGCCCTGGTGCAAAGCCAAATCTCTCGTGTTGCAATTACTTTGTTCTCAACCTCGGTCTACAGTGCAATATGAATTGTAGTTACTGCTACCTTCAGAGCTACATCAATAGCCCTATGACTGAGATTTATTCCAACATTGATCAAGCCATCGATGAAATGCGGCAGATGAGCGCAGAGTATCCCGAATACTCCTACCGCGTCGGCACCGGCGAAATTGTTGATAGTCTTAGTCTTGATCCGCTCACGCTCTACTCGCGAAAACTCATTGAATTTTTTAGAACTATTCCCCACTGGCAGCTCGAGTTTAAAACCAAGTCAGACAAGGTAGACCAGTTTCTTGACGTCGAGCACGCAGGAAACGTCATTGTGAGCTGGTCAGTGAACCCTCAATACATTGTTCAAAAAGAAGAACACTTAACGGCCTCATTAACAGATCGACTGTTGGCTGCTCAAAAATGCCGAGTTAAAGGTTTTAAATTGGCCTTTCATATCGACCCCATGATTTGGTTTGAGGAGTGGCAAAAGGCTTATGCCGAGCTCGTAGCCGAAATAACAGGGCGTTTCACACCAGCTGACATTATGTGGATCACGGTCGGAGCGCTCAGATTTCAGCCTGAGCAAAGGCATATTATGAGAGAGCGGTTTGGATTCACATCTTTAGTCAGTCAGGCCGAGATGTACCTTTCTAGAGATGGCAAAATGAGATACGATTCAAACTTACGCAATGAAATGTTTCAATTTGTTTTTAGCGAATTTAAAAAGGCCGACAGTAACTACAAAGTCACTCTTTGTATGGAGTCGCGCGAATCGTGGGTTAAAACACTTTCTGGCTCCCCTTCTCGAAACCCAGAACTGCAAAGCCTCTTTAAACCTATCCCTAAGCCGAATGCCAGAATTTAG